The segment GGAGCATTTTTGAGACCGAATGGCATTCTATTGTAATGGAAATGTCCTTGTGGTGTAGAAAAAGCTGTATACTTTTTAGAATTGTTGTTCATAGGGATCTGATGGAATCCTGAAGAAAGATCTAACGCGCTAAAAAATTTTGCTTTGCCTAGGTGGTCCAGAATTTCATCTATATTAGGTAATGGGTACGCGTCTTGGTCTGTCAATTCATTGAGTTTACGGAAGTCGATTACTATCCTCCATTTACGTTTACCTGAAGCATCCAATTTCTTCGGGACTACCCAAACCGGCGCGTTATAAGGAGAGTCTGATggttcaatgatttttttaactagCATATCATTAATTTGTCGTTCGATTTCTTGCTTATGGCATTCAGGTGGTCtataactttttatattaataggTTTTTCGGATTTTAACGTAATAGCGTGTTCCGTAAGGGATGTACAAGGAAGTAAGTcagtttctaaattaaaaacgtCAAGATAGTTAATAAGGATTTTCTCTAAAGGGTCTCGTAAACTTGGATCAATATGTTTagttctaataatttttgcaaatttgttaatttgatCGATTTTATCATCTGGTTCtatttcgtttgtaatctgATGGTCTTGCTTACCAGTGTTGATGTAGCATATTTGAACAGGTTTTCCGTCTAGATATTGTGTTCGTTTTGTTGTTTTTCCCGGAGACAGTGTGTGAGGAGTAGTTTTCTGAAACGGTATAATTTtgtcgttaatttttaatgattcgtTATTGATttcgtatttatatttttctaagaaTGGTAGGCCCATTATGCCGTCTTCTATTAAAGGAAATGAATCAGGGACTATGTGAAAGGTATGAGGTATTTGTTGTATCTGAATTATAGTCGTCTCGTGAGTAGTATGTTTGTCATTACCCATAAAGAATGTTTTGCTTTCTGTCGGCTCTATTCTTTCAGCTACTGATCGCTTGAGGATGTTGATTCCTGCTCCTGTGTCCACGAGTAGTCTTCCGATTCTCGACATTCCTGGAACTCTGCAGCAAATTTGTAGTAATTTTCCGGTGGTGCAGTTGATTCGGATGTTGTTTCTGTCACTTTGTTCTCTTGAGAATTGAGGTTGTTCACTCTTGGTGGTGGAATTTTTCCCTGGTTGGCCACTTGAAAATTTCGCGCGTAGCACTTGTCACTGGTGTGTCCTAATCTTCCGCACTTTGTACACTTCAAAGGTATCGAATGGTTTGGTCGATCACTCGGTGTATTTGGGCGTTGCCCTTGTTGTTTAGGTGGAGGAATTCTGGATGGCACTTGTCGACGCTCCATGGCACGATTCGCGTCGCGAGTCCACAGTTCCATGTCGGCTGCCATTGTTTGTGCctctattaataatttcggTTTACTTGGTATTACGAGCATGCCTATGTCCCTGCGGAGATTGAGCACATATGTTCGAGTAgcttctgtttcttcttcttctatagCTATCCTTCTTGAAATTGGATTTTGGTGTTTATTTTGAACGGCGTAAATTAATTCATTGAGTTGTTGTCTAAATCGTAGGTTATAAGACTGTACTGTTTCCGTTGCTCCTTGCCGTATTTGTTGTAACTTATTACGGCAACTACTAACAGTATTAGGTATTGAAACGTTCTGACGGAGTACTTCGTAAAGTTCTTCATACGTTTCAATTGACGTGTATCGAATACTTCTTTTTGCGTTTTCCGTAATTTTTTCGAtcagaattaattttagtaataatgttttCTCAGAACAATTACTCCTGGCATACCTGACTGATTTGATAAAATCTTCAACTCCTACATCATCTCGTCCTCGTAAGGTCTCGATGGTTCGAATGGCGTCAACTGCTTTCATCAGTTCGTTTGGCCTGATTGTTGAATTTTGGGGTGGTTGACGGGCCGTATGCATTTCATCTTCTTGTTGATTATCTTGATCTCCGCCGCTACGTCTGGTGATAGTAGACGCGTCTTCAGTGAGGGTAACCAGTTTCAGCTGCTCTGCAATATTTTGGATTTCTTTTGCACGGTTTTGGTTTTCTTCTCCTAGAGTTGTCAATTGTTGATTGATTCCTTCTTCCATCCGTTGCATCCTGTCCAAGAGTTGCCGTAGCATGTTCTCTTGTGCAGCAGGTCCGGAGGCAGTCATTATTGAAGATATTGAGGACTCAGAGGATAAGGAGGATGAGTCTTGAGAGGAAATGCTGGGTGGTTTTAATCGGTAATGTTCAAACGCCAGCTTTTACCTTAGGTTCGTTGGATCCTTACGTATCACGACAGAGTGGCACTCGTAGTCCCTTCGTCCGGAGTTCCGTAGAAAGCCCCCTTTGGAAGTTTCTCTTCGTGATGTTGAATGGATCCTGGCAGGATCGCCAAAATGTCACGTGGAAAGTTCACaggtttttaaatgaacaGCACTTTTAAAGGTTTGgcactttattttttataatctgATTTCGACTGCTCCGCTTATGTCCGGTAAGGTCTTTTATAATGTCGCTAGTGGTGGAGAAGGGGCCGATGATTGACAAGGTGGGATGTCCGTGAGAACGCGTCTTATCGAATACTTAAGTAGGTGGTCGTAATATGATGTTTAGGTGTCCGGTCGTGAGgacttcgattgttcgaataTCGATCGCTTAGGCGGGTGGCCGTAACATGATGTTTGTCCGAACGTGGGAAGAATTCGATTAATGTACGTTTTAGGCGGCTGGTCGTAAcacgtgcaatactacttatgtttacttcacagtttctcacgttctcatattgcttactgtttcttttactgttaactattcattaactgctctattgcattagatgcattagatgcatatatatatttatttcccgttgtatttgtgatctgatttaaccagttttagtatgtttagtatgtttagtatgcttattatgacagctgttattgaatgtatgggctcctctattctattcatgggcttcatgtgcttattaattcctattcattattcattatttatttattcatacactcattcatttattcatttattctttactcattattcattcattatttatcgttgcatatttggggcattcgaagcgctactcgaagcgctatgcttgtcatgagcgtgtgtgtgtgtgtaaagtatgtatgggacaggtcatcgaggattgcagcctaccaagatgtggcacagtcaaccggggaaaggactcgccccgggccctggctgtgctgaagagcaagccctgttaaaacaggtgaacacatggcgcgacaacccgttgagcaggagctccggttcctggtcgtggccgaagaaaaatggcctgtcctcgtggaaggtcaggtgggcgtgatgactgcaaggataagccacatcatcattatcaaccaaccatggtggacgaagatggacacggccaactgtggagatacgatgtccctgtcctggccgtgctgaagaggaacccctgtcctggcaaaagctaggcaggcgaagaggtggcgcggtcacgctgggaaggcgcgatcctggaggatgccccggtgccgaccgttgctgaagaaaaatggcctgtcctcgtggaaggccaggtgggcgtgatgacatctaggataagccacatcatcattatcaacctaccatggtggacgaagacgggtacggtcaactgtggagatacgatgtccctgtcctggccgtgctgaagaggaacccctgtcctagCAAAAGCTCGTCAGGCGAAGAGGTgacgcggtcacgccgggaaggcgcgatcctggaggatgccccggtgccgaccgttgctgaagaaaaagtCCTGCGTGTACTGCTCAGGCGTGGacccgcagatgccccatggtgcctagcgcatggcgtttctgcgggaggacggaataatgcgaaatgcattgaattgccaaaacgCCGTTGTGGCTCTACGTTGGtaacctttttcttttatatatcCCAAAGGATAAAGAGGTACTGGCGGCCCAcacaggggagaggttttagtggatAGTATATATCCAGCCACAGGACTGTCCCCTCTGGACTACCTGCTCAAggcgccccttctgggctgagacctactcttgggctaaaccccACCGTTCGCggtcgggttgccaggttgcccccttctggggttgcctctttgggtttgcccccaccaaacgggcgccaggctgccccctcaggacgggtatgagtcccacactgcccgggccccctcTAGCCGATTAGACGAAAGGGGAACCATcccgcgcgtgcataaatgcatttcctctgctataaaaaaaggttaggttaggttaggttaggttggtgGGAATAGTGATAAGTGGGAGAAGTGaggtaataaattaaattttttacacAGTCGggtgaaataatatttaaggAAGGACATGATATATAAATCTCACAAATCAAACTGAGTGAAAGGAAAATATgaacaaagagagaaatgaaaagatGGACGAAAAGTGACAGGTGGAACGGTTATTCACAAGTGGTCACAAAAAAGCACTGCGCACCGcaaaaaaataggaaaaagaCTGTAAATGTGTAAGGTGGTTACTGGGAGGGGATATACAAACAGGAATATGAAACAACTACACGACACAGGACCGTTATGTTATGGGAGACGAGAAACACAAGATGGAGGCGAGCACGTGGAGACCGGCTCCGGTAGGAACGTGTTAGCACCTCGGGACACCACAGAAAATGGGTTCACACAACACACGAAGCACAAGGTATTAACAATAATCCACAGTACACAGGACAACACTGGTGAGTGGCTAAATGACATTTTAAACACATAATATCACGAGGAATACGGGAAACACGGGCACGTGCAAGACTGCGGAAACGGCAAGAGACAGCCGGATACGGAAACCGCGTCAATCTACCAATTGTCGCGCCCGTACGCATGTGCAAATCTAGTGCCAGCCAATTAGATCGCTGCCGAGCTCGTGCGTCTGTGTACTTCTAGAAAGCAGGTAAAAGAACAGCAAAGTGCCTAGTCTCCTAGGTGCCCTGAGCAAAGGGTATGATTCCTagataaatttaaaagtaGCTTAAACAAAAAACACTGGCAAAAAGGAACTAGGAGAGTAGGGTTAAGTGTCTGATATAGATAGAAACATTTTATAGAACCCTGTGCCGAGCAATCCCTCGTTTTCAACCAAAAAAGGAAAGGGGCACACCCCGGTTCCTAAACGCTAATTTCGACTAGGTACTTCAGTAACGCCGGTAATCAGAAGGGTATAGTGACGTCACCGTCGCGGTGGCGATGCGCAATAAACGACCGGATACAGTAGGCTCCCGAAAATTCTCACACTACAGTCGCCTACGATAGTTTGGTGccaaaaaattttttatcgcAGATTTGCAACAATATATTTTCGGGGTCCATAGTGATCCGGGGGACAAAATGACCCAGGGGTGCCCGAGGACCCCTGGGGCAACGAGGACCCCATGAGGTCTCGGGAGCCCCATGACGTAGCGCTGACGTTATGCGCGAAAAGGAATGCGTGTTGGAAACGTGAATTTGCGGCCAAAAGTTAAAATTACCTTTGGCGGGGGTCCAAGATGACCCACAGGGGCCCCGGATAACCCAGTGAGAGCAGGATAACCACGCCGTAGGGGCTGGGGTCCTTAAGAACCCAATTTCGGCATGGTCCACATAATTAAGGGGCTGGGGCACCGCGGTACCCAGTGTCTGTATGGTACACCTAGTTTAGGGGCTGGGGCACCGCGGTACCCAGTGTCTGTATGGTACACCTAGTTTAGGGGCTGGGGCCACAAAGAACCCAGAGAAGGTCGGGTGTAAATGATTAAGTGGCTGGGGTCCTTAAGAACCCAATGTCGGAACGGTCCACATAATTAAGGGGCTGGGGTGCCGCGGAACCCAGTGTATGTTTGGCCCACCTAGTTTAGGGGCCGGGGCTACTAAGAACCCAGAGTAGGACTGTGGTCCTGTGGTCTACGGGAACCCGCGTAACTTCGAAATCAATCACGAGTGGTTTGGACTTGTGATGAGTGTCGGTTAACAAGATGAGCTACCCAGACAAGTAACGTTTTAGTTACAGGTCTAAATAGCAACAAAAGGTCATGTTGGTGTCCTTGACCTTTGTTACTATCAATTCTTTGTTCTTACAATTTTCTGtgcagttatttatttatttaaattgatgtTGTACTGGAcggatttatttattaacgacGGAATGGCGAGTTTATAGGTACTAGAATTGAGTACACGATCGGGGTAACGGGCGGTTTATTCTTATGACAACATGGCAAAACTTTCGGACAACTACATAACCAGACGGAAAATTGACGACTACGGCTATTCAAAAGGACTACtctacaaaaattaaaatcaaaatggACAGCACAAAGTCAAAAAGGAATAAAGGCTACGGTGCAGGAGTTCTTGGTGGCTCCATGGTGGCGCGGATGTGGGTGTGTGTACAGGCCCCACCGCGTCGTCATCTAGCAACTGTGCATCACAGACGGCAGACCGCCAGGCCGCTGTGATAGTAAAGGTTACTGGCGAGGACTTGGACGGATGGATGAGCACGACGGGCAGGGAGGAAGTGTTCTCCAAAAAACCAAGATTAACGAGATCCGCCCCAGGAAGCAGTGTCCGGAAGGACCTGGAGAACGCGCTTGGGCAAACGGATCAGGTGGACCTCACTGGGGATGAGGAGGAAGAAGATTTTGAGAGAGAGGAAATGGCAAAAACGCAAAAGAAAATGACAAGAAAGGGGCTGACTTTAGAAGAAAAGATGGACCTGAGCATAAGGTCGTTATCGAAGATGTTGGAGGCCATTATGGGCCACAATAGGGTTTTAAAGGATCATATACTGAAGAGTGGAAAGGCCGAGCCACAAATAAGAGAAACGTTCATATTCATGGGGTACTGCCTGGAGGAGGTCATGGATGTGGTGGAAAGCATGAAAGAGGACCAATCGGAACacagagaagaagaaaaagagaaaaatgaaactatcaGACAAATACTCACCAGCAAAGAGATGACCGTGGACTATAGGGCAAAGCCAGCTTCGACAGCCACCGTGGAacctgaaaaagaaaaaagaagagattaCGCGAGCGTGGCTACGCAGACAGAGGAGGAAAAGGACAAGGACTTCCCCCCGCTTCCAACGAACAGACAAAAGAGGAAGG is part of the Osmia bicornis bicornis unplaced genomic scaffold, iOsmBic2.1, whole genome shotgun sequence genome and harbors:
- the LOC123988768 gene encoding uncharacterized protein LOC123988768, coding for MLVIPSKPKLLIEAQTMAADMELWTRDANRAMERRQVPSRIPPPKQQGQRPNTPSDRPNHSIPLKCTKCGRLGHTSDKCYARNFQVANQGKIPPPRVNNLNSQENKVTETTSESTAPPENYYKFAAEFQECRESEDYSWTQEQESTSSSDQ